The Filimonas lacunae genomic sequence AAAATGTGTATCCGGTTAATATAGGATCAAAACAGTGTAAAATTTAGGAAGGATAATGCTGGTGTGACGGGTAATTTTATGATGTTATGAGAAGTTGCACAAAAAGCCTGATTACTGGAATACTGATGCTTGCCGGATCTGTTGCTTATGGAAGTGATTATCTGCTGTATTCCCCGGACAAACAAATTGAAGTTAAAATACAGTCAAACACACAGTTAACCTGGTCGGTCAGTTATCACCAGCAGGCTGTGCTGGCGCCGTCTGTTATTGCCCTTGCTTTTACCAATGGTATGCAGTGTGGGGTGAATGGCAAGGTGTTGAAAGAACAGCGGCATAGTGTTAATGAGGTGATAGAAGCGGCAGTACCTGTTAAAAGCAGGTGGATTGCCAACCAGTATAATGAAGTAAAGCTGTTGTTTGATAAAAAATATGCCATTGTTTTCAGGGCTTATGATAATGGGGTGGCCTACCGCTTTGAAACTGCTTTTGGTGAAGGGGAGGTAGAAGTGGCTAAAGAGGATGCCGATTTTGTGTTTACAGGGAATAACCGCGTACTATGGTCTGATGAAAAAGATACCGGCTTTCAATCGCATTTTGAGTCGCTGTACATAGATAGCATGGTGGCTGCCTATGGTAGTGATAAACATGCGGCTTTGCCTTTTTATACCCAATCTTCTTCCGGCGTAAGCATGATTGTGAGTGAATCGGATTTATATGATTATCCTAACCTGTTTTTATTTGGAACAGGTACAAATCGGTTAACAGCCGGCTTTCCCAGGGTAATACAGCAGCAACGGCGTGTTGCTGACAGGCGTTACCAGATTACCCAGCTGGCGCCTTATATAGCAAAAACGAAAGCTACACGTACCTATCCCTGGCGATTGCTTACCATAGCGGATAATGATAAAGCTTTACTGGAAAGTAACCTTACTTACCAGTTGTCTTCACCAAGCGTTATTAAAGATGCCAGCTGGATAAAACCCGGGAAGGTGGCATGGGACTGGTGGAATGCGAACAATATATATGGGGTGCCTTTTGCATCGGGCATTAACACCGAAACTTATAAATACTATGTAGATTTTGCATCAGCTTATCACCTGGAATATGTAATACTGGATGAAGGCTGGTCGCGCACCACGGTAGATGTACTGCATAGCAATGCACAGCTGGATATTCATGAGTTAATACGCTATGCTACTACTAAAAACGTAGGCATTATTTTATGGACACTCTGGAACCCCTTAGACTCTGCACTGCACGAAACCCTGGATACCTTTGCGGCCTGGGGCGTAAAAGGCATTAAGGTGGACTTTATGGCCCGTGCCGATCAGTATATGGTAAACTACTACGAAAGGGTGGCTAAAGCAGCAGCAGACCGTAAGCTGTTGGTTGACTTGCATGGTGCTTACAAACCTGTAGGGTTAAACAGAAAATATCCCAACGTACTATCCTATGAAGGAGTACGTGGGTTGGAAAATGATAAATGGAGTGATGAAATTACGCCTAAGCATGATGTAACGCTGCCTTTTACGCGTATGGTGGCAGGGCCTATGGACTTTACGCCCGGAGCTATGATCAATAGCAATAAACGCAATTTCCATATTTCTTTTACGGAGCCTATGAGCCAGGGCACACGTGCGCACCAGGTAGCTATGTATGTGGTATATGAAAGCCCGCTGCAAATGCTGGCTGATAATCCTTCTAACTATTTACGTGACAGTGCCTGCACCCGGTTTATAGCACAAATGCCGGTTACCTGGGACACTACTATTGCCCTGCATGGTAAAGCCGGTGAATATGTAGCAGTAGCCAGAAAACACGGGGATAATTGGTATATTGGTGCTATGACTAACTGGACTGCACGCTCCTTAACTATACCGCTTACTTTTTTAGAAAATGGTCAATGGCAAATGCAGGCGTTGAAAGATGGCGTGAATGCCAATAATCATGCTGCTGATTATACAATAGAAAATGCAACTGTTACTGTCGGCGCTTCTATTACAATAGAACTAAGCAGTGGGGGCGGATGGAGTGCTGTACTTACTAAAAAGACTTTATAAGCAAATAATATATTACAATGGCAAATTCGATATACACCAAAGGACTGCTGCTGGCGGGCATTACATTGTTTGCTGGTAAGGCAACTGCGCAAAAGAAGGCTGATTATCCTATTCAACCTGTTGCGTTTACGCATGTAAAACTGAACGATCTTTTTTGGGAACCCAAAATAAGGGTGAATGCAGAAGTGTCTATTCCGTACACGTTAGAACAATGCAAAAAAACAGGCAGGATCAATAACTTTTTAAAGGCTGCCGGTAAAATGCCGGCGGATAGTTATACGGAATTTACATTCGACGATACCGATTTATACAAAGTGATTGAAGGTGCTTCGTATAGTTTGCAGGTTAAAAACAATCCTGCGCTGGCCAGGTATCTGGATACCCTGATTGCTATTATAGGTGCGGCACAGGAAGCTGATGGCTATTTGTATACTTTTCGCACTATGAAGGCTGCAAAGCCGCATGAATGGATAGGTAGTAAAAGATGGGTGAAAGAAGAAGACCTGAGTCATGAATTATATAATTCCGGCCATTTGTTTGAAGCAGCTGTGGCGCATTACCAGGCTACCGGAAAGAAAACCTTTTTAAATATTGCTATTAAAAATGCCGATCTGCTGGTAAAAACATTTGGTTATGGCAAGGAAGAAAGATTTCCCGGCCACCAGATTGTAGAAACAGGCCTTACCAAAATGTACCGGGTAACTGGTAAGAAAGAATACCTGGATCTGGCTAAGTTTTTCCTGGATGTTCGTGGCCCGGGCAAACAATACAGTTCTGAATATAGTCAGTCGCACAAAAAGGTAACCGACCAGCACGAAGCAGTAGGGCATGCGGTAAGAGCTGCTTATATGTACACTGCTATGGCCGATGTGGCCGCCTTAACCGGTAACCAGCAATATCTTTCTGCCATTGATGATATCTGGCATGATGTGGTGGATAAAAAACTATATATCACTGGAGGTATTGGAGCTACCGGTAATGGAGAAGCTTTTGGTGATGCGTATGATTTGCCCAATATGAGCGCTTATGCCGAAACCTGTGCAGCTATTGCCAATGTGTATTGGAACAACCGTATGTTTTTATTGCATGGCGATTCTAAATACATTGATGTATTAGAACGTACTTTATACAATGGCTTGTTATCGGGCGTTTCGTTAAGTGGCGATCGCTTTTTCTATCCTAATCCTTTAGCTTCCCTGGGCCAGCACCAGCGGAGTGCGTGGTTTGGATGTGCCTGTTGTATTTCTAACATGACACGTTTTCTGCCTTCTATGCCGGGATATATTTACGCACAAAAGGATAATCATTTGTATGTAAACCTTTTTGTAGGCGATACGGCTTCTATTAAACTGACCGCTGGTAATATTTCACTGATTCAGCAAACCAATTATCCCTGGGAAGGTAGTGATGTTATTACTGTAAACACAGCCATTAAAACACCGGTTGCTATACATGTCCGTATTCCGGGTTGGACTAAAAACGAGGCCGTGCCTGGCGATTTATATGGCGAGTTATCTGCTGATAAAAAGCCGGTAAAGATTTCATTGAATGGCCAGCCGGTGGAGTATGTGATGGAAAAAGGATATGCAGTGATTAACCGTGCCTGGAAAAAAGGAGACAAGCTGGAAGTGCTGTTTCCTATGGAAGTGCAACGTGTTATAGCCAATGAAAAAGTAAAAGCAGATATTCATCGCTTTGCATTGGAAAGGGGCCCAATGGTATATTGCCTGGAAGGGCCGGATAATAAAGATTCTACAGTGCAAAATATTGTGGTGTCGAAAGATGCTGCTGTACAGGTGGCTTACAAACCGGATTTATTAAAGGGCGTTACTGTGCTGCAAATGGAAGGCGCTTCTACTAAAAGACAAATCGGATCGGATGTATTAGTGCGCTCCACACAACAGGTAACAGCTATTCCTTATTATGCATGGGCTAACAGAGGGCCGGGCGAAATGGAAGTATGGATCCCTTATAACGACTCGGCAGCACGTCCTAAACCTGCTCCTACTGTGGCATCACGCAGCAAGGTCACTGCATCTATCACTAATGTCAGAATGTATCGCGCGTTGAACGATCAGTATCAGCCGCAGGATTCCAGGGATGCCAGTGCTTCCTACCTCCATTGGTGGCCTAAGAAGGGCACTACAGAATGGGTGCAGTACACCTTTGACAGTACACAAACAGTTTCTGAATCAGAAGTATACTGGTATGACGATGCGCCCTGGGGTGGTTGCCGTTTACCTGTGTCGTACATTGTTTATTACAAAAAAGGCAACGATTGGGTGCCTGTAGAAAATACAAGTGCTTACACCATTAGCAAAGACGCTTACAATAAAGTGCAGTTTAAGCCAGTGATTACTTCTGCATTGAAGCTGGAACTGAAGCTGCCTGATGAGTATGCCTCCGGTATTCATGAGTGGATTGTTAAATAAAAACCTGTTTGATGAAAAAACTATTTTGTTTGCTGGCAGGTGCCATACATCTGTGCGCAACAGGGTATGGGCAGGTAACAGCCACTATTCATGTAAACACAGCTACTACTGCCAATAAGGTATCCCCCACGCTACATGGTGTCTTCTTTGAAGAAATAAGCCATGCGGGAGAGGGCGGGCTTTATGCAGAGCTGATTCAGAACAGGGGATTTGAAGAATGTCGTATTCCGGCAGGAACCACTTTGCAAAACGGATTTCTGGTGCCAGACACTACCCGGCCGCATTTTATGCTGGAACCGGCAAAAACAGACTGGAAACTGGAATGGCCTTTAAAAAGCGATTGGCCGGCATGGAGCATGCAAAGCACAGGTAATAATAAAATGAGCCTGTCGCTTACACAAAGTCAGCCACTTAACAAAGCTACTCCTAATAATCTATGCGTATGGATGCAGGCTTATGATGCAACTGGTAAAGCCAGTGTAGTGAATGAAGGGTTCTGGGGCATCAATACCGTAAAAGATCATAAATATCATTTATCTTTTTACGCACACACCAGCGCCGATTACAAAGGGGGCCTTACTGTAACGCTACAGTCTAAAAAAGGAGCCGTACTGGCCAGCTATCATTTTAGCAATGTAAAAGGGAAGGAGTGGAGGAAATACACCTGCGACCTGCTGGCTACTGCCGATGATGGAGAAGCACAGTTTGCAATGTCGTTTGAAAGTGCAGGC encodes the following:
- a CDS encoding glycoside hydrolase family 127 protein, with amino-acid sequence MANSIYTKGLLLAGITLFAGKATAQKKADYPIQPVAFTHVKLNDLFWEPKIRVNAEVSIPYTLEQCKKTGRINNFLKAAGKMPADSYTEFTFDDTDLYKVIEGASYSLQVKNNPALARYLDTLIAIIGAAQEADGYLYTFRTMKAAKPHEWIGSKRWVKEEDLSHELYNSGHLFEAAVAHYQATGKKTFLNIAIKNADLLVKTFGYGKEERFPGHQIVETGLTKMYRVTGKKEYLDLAKFFLDVRGPGKQYSSEYSQSHKKVTDQHEAVGHAVRAAYMYTAMADVAALTGNQQYLSAIDDIWHDVVDKKLYITGGIGATGNGEAFGDAYDLPNMSAYAETCAAIANVYWNNRMFLLHGDSKYIDVLERTLYNGLLSGVSLSGDRFFYPNPLASLGQHQRSAWFGCACCISNMTRFLPSMPGYIYAQKDNHLYVNLFVGDTASIKLTAGNISLIQQTNYPWEGSDVITVNTAIKTPVAIHVRIPGWTKNEAVPGDLYGELSADKKPVKISLNGQPVEYVMEKGYAVINRAWKKGDKLEVLFPMEVQRVIANEKVKADIHRFALERGPMVYCLEGPDNKDSTVQNIVVSKDAAVQVAYKPDLLKGVTVLQMEGASTKRQIGSDVLVRSTQQVTAIPYYAWANRGPGEMEVWIPYNDSAARPKPAPTVASRSKVTASITNVRMYRALNDQYQPQDSRDASASYLHWWPKKGTTEWVQYTFDSTQTVSESEVYWYDDAPWGGCRLPVSYIVYYKKGNDWVPVENTSAYTISKDAYNKVQFKPVITSALKLELKLPDEYASGIHEWIVK
- a CDS encoding glycoside hydrolase family 97 protein, whose product is MRSCTKSLITGILMLAGSVAYGSDYLLYSPDKQIEVKIQSNTQLTWSVSYHQQAVLAPSVIALAFTNGMQCGVNGKVLKEQRHSVNEVIEAAVPVKSRWIANQYNEVKLLFDKKYAIVFRAYDNGVAYRFETAFGEGEVEVAKEDADFVFTGNNRVLWSDEKDTGFQSHFESLYIDSMVAAYGSDKHAALPFYTQSSSGVSMIVSESDLYDYPNLFLFGTGTNRLTAGFPRVIQQQRRVADRRYQITQLAPYIAKTKATRTYPWRLLTIADNDKALLESNLTYQLSSPSVIKDASWIKPGKVAWDWWNANNIYGVPFASGINTETYKYYVDFASAYHLEYVILDEGWSRTTVDVLHSNAQLDIHELIRYATTKNVGIILWTLWNPLDSALHETLDTFAAWGVKGIKVDFMARADQYMVNYYERVAKAAADRKLLVDLHGAYKPVGLNRKYPNVLSYEGVRGLENDKWSDEITPKHDVTLPFTRMVAGPMDFTPGAMINSNKRNFHISFTEPMSQGTRAHQVAMYVVYESPLQMLADNPSNYLRDSACTRFIAQMPVTWDTTIALHGKAGEYVAVARKHGDNWYIGAMTNWTARSLTIPLTFLENGQWQMQALKDGVNANNHAADYTIENATVTVGASITIELSSGGGWSAVLTKKTL